The proteins below come from a single Zhouia spongiae genomic window:
- the rpoC gene encoding DNA-directed RNA polymerase subunit beta' — translation MAKTKDRNTVQRFNKISIGLASPESILAESHGEVLKPETINYRTHKPERDGLFCERIFGPVKDYECACGKYKRIRYKGIVCDRCGVEVTEKKVRRDRVGHINLVVPIAHIWYFRSLPNKIGYLLGLPSKKLDMIIYYERYVVIQPGIAKGPEGEELNKMDFLTEEEYLNILDTLPQENLYLDDSDPNKFIAKMGAECLIDILNRLDLNELSYELRHKANTETSKQRKTEALKRLQVVEAFREAQKNRENKPEWMIMKVIPVIPPELRPLVPLDGGRFATSDLNDLYRRVIIRNNRLKRLIEIKAPEVILRNEKRMLQEAVDSLFDNTRKSSAVKTESNRPLKSLSDSLKGKQGRFRQNLLGKRVDYSARSVIVVGPELKLYECGLPKDMAAELYKPFVIRKLIERGIVKTVKSAKKIIDRREPVVWDILDNVIKGHPVLLNRAPTLHRLGIQAFQPKLIEGKAIQLHPLTCTAFNADFDGDQMAVHVPLGPEAILEAQLLMLGSHNILNPANGSPITVPSQDMVLGLYYMTKGREATPENGVKGEGMTFYSPEEVNIAYNEQRVTLNAYIKVRTKDLDENGDLVTKIIETTVGRVLFNEMVPEQAGYINAVLTKKSLRDIIGHVLKTTDVPTTSDFLDKIKNMGYNFAFRGGLSFSLGDIIIPDKKSSLIAEANEQVEGIIMNYNMGLITNNERYNQVIDVWTSTNAMLTELAMKRIREDQQGFNSVFMMLDSGARGSKEQIRQLTGMRGLMAKPKKSTAGGGEIIENPILSNFKEGLSILEYFISTHGARKGLADTALKTADAGYLTRRLVDVSQDVIVNSVDCGTLRGLEVEPLKKNEEIVESLGERILGRVSLNDVHNPLTGELLVGAGEEITEAHVKRIDASPVEKVEVRSPLTCEAKHGICAKCYGRNLATGKMVQRGEAVGVVAAQSIGEPGTQLTLRTFHVGGIAGNISEENKVLSKYECRVEIDDLKTVTGENAEGNASEIVISRTAEVKFIDEKSGITLATNNIPYGSTIFVKDGQTVAKGDAICQWDPYNAVIISEFSGKIAYENIEQGVTYQVEIDEQTGFQEKVISESRNRKLIPTLLIKDAKGTTLRSYNLPVGAHLMVDDGDKIKEGKVLVKIPRKSSKAGDITGGLPRVTELFEARNPSNPAVVSEIDGVVSFGKIKRGNREIIVESKLGDIKKYLVKLSNQILVQENDYVRAGMPLSDGAITPEDILKIKGPSAVQQYLVNEVQEVYRLQGVKINDKHFEVVVRQMMRKVIINDPGDTNFLENELIHKFDFIEENDRIFGMKVVEEIGDSESLRAGQIITPRELRDENSILRRNDKDLVIARDAVPAVATPILQGITRASLQTKSFISAASFQETTKVLNEAAVSGKVDSLEGLKENVIVGHRIPAGTGMRDYDNIIVGSKEEYNEIMASKAKVNL, via the coding sequence ATGGCAAAGACAAAAGATAGGAATACTGTACAGAGATTTAATAAGATCTCAATCGGTTTGGCTTCTCCAGAGTCAATTTTAGCAGAATCGCATGGTGAAGTTCTGAAGCCAGAAACCATCAACTATCGTACTCACAAACCAGAGCGCGATGGTCTTTTCTGTGAGCGTATTTTTGGACCTGTAAAAGATTACGAATGTGCTTGTGGAAAATATAAAAGAATCCGATATAAAGGAATTGTTTGTGACCGATGTGGTGTAGAGGTTACCGAGAAAAAAGTACGTAGAGACAGAGTTGGACATATCAATTTGGTTGTGCCGATTGCACATATTTGGTATTTCCGTTCGTTGCCAAACAAAATTGGATACCTTCTTGGTTTGCCTTCTAAAAAACTGGACATGATTATTTACTACGAGCGTTATGTAGTAATTCAGCCAGGTATCGCAAAAGGACCGGAAGGAGAAGAGCTAAATAAAATGGATTTCTTAACGGAAGAAGAATATCTGAATATTTTAGATACCCTTCCGCAGGAAAACCTATATCTTGATGATTCTGATCCTAACAAGTTTATCGCTAAAATGGGGGCGGAATGTTTAATCGATATTTTAAACAGATTAGACTTAAACGAATTATCATACGAACTTCGTCATAAAGCTAACACAGAAACTTCTAAGCAACGTAAAACTGAAGCTTTAAAGCGTTTACAGGTTGTAGAAGCTTTCCGTGAGGCCCAGAAGAACAGAGAGAACAAACCTGAGTGGATGATCATGAAGGTAATTCCGGTTATACCGCCAGAATTACGTCCGTTAGTTCCTTTAGACGGTGGTCGTTTTGCTACTTCAGATTTGAACGATCTTTACAGACGTGTAATTATCAGAAATAACCGCTTAAAACGTCTGATTGAGATCAAAGCACCTGAGGTAATATTACGTAACGAAAAACGGATGCTTCAGGAAGCAGTAGATTCATTATTCGATAACACGAGAAAATCATCTGCGGTAAAAACTGAATCCAACAGGCCTTTAAAATCATTATCTGATTCACTAAAAGGTAAGCAAGGACGTTTCCGTCAAAACTTGTTAGGTAAACGTGTAGATTATTCAGCACGTTCAGTAATCGTTGTTGGACCAGAACTTAAATTATACGAGTGTGGTCTTCCGAAAGACATGGCGGCAGAGCTTTACAAGCCTTTTGTTATCCGTAAACTGATTGAAAGAGGAATTGTAAAAACAGTTAAATCTGCTAAGAAAATTATAGATAGAAGAGAGCCGGTAGTATGGGACATCCTTGATAACGTAATTAAAGGGCACCCGGTATTACTTAACCGTGCTCCGACCCTTCACCGTCTGGGGATTCAGGCTTTCCAGCCTAAACTTATTGAAGGGAAGGCTATTCAGTTGCACCCATTAACATGTACGGCATTTAATGCGGATTTCGATGGTGACCAGATGGCGGTTCACGTTCCGTTAGGACCTGAGGCCATTTTGGAAGCTCAATTGTTGATGTTAGGGTCTCATAACATTTTGAACCCTGCTAACGGATCTCCGATTACCGTACCATCTCAGGATATGGTACTGGGTCTTTATTATATGACCAAAGGTAGAGAAGCTACTCCGGAGAATGGGGTTAAGGGTGAAGGTATGACATTCTATTCTCCTGAAGAGGTGAATATCGCTTACAACGAGCAGAGAGTTACTTTGAATGCATACATTAAAGTCAGAACAAAAGACTTAGACGAAAACGGAGACTTGGTTACTAAGATTATCGAAACTACCGTAGGTCGTGTATTATTTAATGAAATGGTTCCGGAGCAGGCAGGATATATCAATGCTGTACTGACCAAGAAATCACTTCGTGATATCATCGGTCATGTCCTGAAAACCACAGATGTTCCGACAACTTCAGATTTCCTGGATAAGATCAAGAATATGGGATACAACTTCGCATTCCGCGGAGGTTTATCATTCAGTTTAGGAGATATTATTATCCCGGACAAAAAGTCCAGCTTAATTGCAGAGGCAAATGAGCAGGTGGAAGGGATCATAATGAACTATAACATGGGTCTTATTACCAATAACGAACGTTATAACCAGGTAATTGATGTATGGACATCTACCAATGCCATGTTAACGGAATTGGCGATGAAGCGAATCCGTGAAGACCAGCAAGGATTTAACTCGGTATTTATGATGTTAGATTCAGGAGCAAGGGGATCAAAAGAACAAATCCGTCAGTTAACAGGTATGCGTGGTCTGATGGCGAAACCTAAAAAATCGACTGCGGGCGGTGGAGAAATTATTGAAAACCCGATCCTTTCGAACTTTAAAGAAGGGCTTTCGATTCTTGAATACTTTATCTCTACTCACGGTGCCCGTAAAGGTCTTGCGGATACGGCTCTTAAAACGGCCGATGCAGGTTACTTAACACGTCGTCTTGTCGATGTATCTCAAGATGTCATTGTAAATTCTGTAGATTGTGGTACGCTTAGAGGGCTTGAAGTAGAACCGTTGAAGAAGAATGAGGAGATCGTAGAATCTCTTGGAGAACGAATCTTAGGACGTGTTTCACTTAATGACGTACATAATCCACTTACAGGTGAATTGCTTGTAGGCGCAGGAGAGGAAATAACGGAAGCACATGTGAAAAGAATAGATGCTTCTCCGGTAGAAAAAGTAGAAGTACGTTCTCCATTGACTTGTGAAGCCAAGCATGGAATTTGTGCCAAGTGTTATGGTAGAAACCTGGCTACAGGCAAAATGGTTCAAAGAGGTGAGGCTGTTGGTGTTGTTGCTGCACAGTCGATCGGTGAGCCGGGTACACAGTTAACACTGCGTACGTTCCACGTTGGTGGTATTGCCGGTAACATTTCTGAAGAGAACAAAGTTCTTTCTAAATATGAATGTAGAGTTGAAATAGACGATCTTAAGACAGTTACAGGTGAAAATGCCGAAGGAAATGCTTCTGAGATTGTGATCTCACGTACTGCCGAAGTTAAATTCATCGATGAAAAATCCGGAATTACTTTAGCAACTAATAACATTCCTTACGGTTCAACTATCTTTGTTAAAGATGGTCAGACAGTAGCCAAAGGAGACGCGATCTGTCAATGGGATCCGTATAACGCAGTTATTATTTCTGAATTCTCCGGAAAAATCGCTTATGAAAATATAGAACAAGGTGTTACTTACCAGGTAGAGATTGATGAGCAAACAGGTTTCCAGGAAAAGGTAATTTCTGAATCAAGAAACAGAAAACTGATCCCGACCTTATTGATCAAAGATGCTAAAGGTACTACATTGCGTTCATACAACTTGCCGGTGGGAGCTCACTTGATGGTTGATGATGGCGATAAGATTAAAGAGGGTAAGGTATTGGTTAAAATTCCTCGTAAGTCATCTAAAGCGGGTGATATTACCGGAGGTCTGCCACGTGTAACCGAATTATTCGAAGCGCGTAACCCTTCTAATCCTGCCGTTGTTTCTGAAATTGATGGTGTTGTATCATTTGGTAAAATCAAGCGTGGAAACCGCGAGATTATCGTCGAGTCTAAATTAGGTGACATTAAGAAATACCTGGTTAAACTTTCGAATCAGATTCTGGTTCAGGAAAATGATTACGTAAGAGCAGGGATGCCATTATCTGATGGCGCAATTACACCTGAAGATATCCTTAAAATAAAAGGGCCTTCTGCAGTTCAACAATACCTGGTAAACGAAGTACAGGAAGTATATCGTTTACAGGGTGTGAAAATTAATGATAAGCACTTTGAAGTTGTTGTACGTCAGATGATGCGAAAAGTGATCATCAATGATCCGGGTGATACCAACTTCCTTGAAAATGAATTGATCCATAAATTCGATTTCATCGAAGAGAACGATCGCATTTTCGGAATGAAAGTTGTTGAAGAAATCGGTGACTCAGAGAGTCTACGTGCCGGACAAATAATTACACCGCGTGAGTTAAGAGATGAGAATTCAATTCTGAGACGTAACGATAAAGACTTGGTAATAGCCAGAGATGCGGTGCCGGCAGTGGCAACACCAATCTTACAAGGTATTACCAGGGCATCACTCCAGACGAAGTCATTTATCTCTGCGGCATCATTCCAGGAAACTACTAAAGTACTGAATGAAGCAGCTGTAAGCGGTAAGGTGGATAGTTTAGAAGGATTAAAAGAGAATG